The Gossypium hirsutum isolate 1008001.06 chromosome D06, Gossypium_hirsutum_v2.1, whole genome shotgun sequence genome contains the following window.
tcattttatgaaatttccttaaacttttacattttgtttaatttaatccctaaaaccaaaactattataactttcacatttaagcccTGTTTTATGATCTGTCCTTCTATAGCCTTCTGCTACTCATATTTAACAAAAAGTTCATGATAGTTTCATAAACTTTTTGTTTTAGCCCCCaaatacaaaattaacaaaaatcactttacgaatTTACCATTTACTATCAAGAATATCTAGAAATCATTAATGGTAGTTTTTAAAACCTTTGACAATTTTACGAACCAGTCCCTGAGTTAGttaaattaagctacaatgatctcaaatatataaaatttatcaaaaatggACTTAAGAGGACTTACATACAAGAGGGCCGAAAGCTTTAAGTAAAAACAATGGtttcttctttgttttgtttttttttagtaTTCGGTGGAGGCAATTGAATGAGAAGAAGATGACCAAGCTTatgttttactattattattatttaacattaaaataacataaaaaagtgTAGCAAAATATACATCCACGTCCCACTAATATAGAATATATGGTATTATTGCCATTTTACACCTTAATCATTTACTAACTGAGCACTTTAGCTATTAAAATTAttagtgattaacttttacatcttttataatttagttattgtacattaattaactattcaattaCTAAAATCACTGAACCAGGACTTAATATAACTCTATAATAAAGttgtaaatataataaaatgatattacTGACTCGATCATTGGAATACGAGATTTCAAAACCACCATTTCTAGTACCactaaaaaataggttgttacaatattaagttattattatttaaatttaggtgactattgataaatatttaaaagagaATGTACGAGAATCCACTAGTTTATTCTTTTATATAGAAatctttataattatatatactaaAAACTCTATTACATGTATATGCgtatgaaaatcataaatttagaaaatagatatatgtttaaaaataacaaacaatTATCAATTGATGAAAGTAATagagtgtgcataataaaattaaaattaataagtaaattaaaataatgcaTAAAGATAAATTTAGCCCTAACGTTCACTCATTTTGTCATTTTGctcctttttttgttattttgaccctcaacctttaaaatttatcaaattgcttgctttttgacaaaaaaattgacTAAACTTATATGGTCACTAACGTGTCACAACTTAAGGAGCTTGCTTTTATAACGTTCACTCTTAAGTTGTGACATTTATATGGTCACTAACGTGGCAGTCcacatataatttataataattaaaaaaaattaataaaaaatattttaaaaatcaacaaatttttaaaaagtttataaaaactTGTGAAAATTTATTCATGTTAGCAATGAAGTATACGTAAAATGTCACATGAGCTGCTATGTCAATGCCAAATCAATTCGatcctcaaacacatataattaaatataattataattatatttaagcaCATATGATTAAATCTTGATAAACTTATATGTAAATTAATGACTTTGATAAACCTAAAAACTCagtaaatttgtgatttttataaaCTTCATTCATGATCGTGCTAATGGTATTCTCAACAAAGGAACTCAAAATTTCCTATATAGTCTAACcaataattaacaaataaaaaaaacttccTATAAACCTTTTTCAAATCATCATCTTTTGCATTCTTGTCAATTTGAAAAATCATGTAACAATATGCACTCATCTCTTAGCGTAAAATTTAtcttcatttaatttgtttgcaATTTATTTAGAGTAAGATGTGAATTTTTTGTGCTTTCAatttttctaacttgaattttagatttttttatttttgtaatatttttaattttgtagagacataattttataatttttatattttaaaaaattatattatttttatataatttcttttaaatttttaaatattttaaaaaataaaatatgacatCATCAGTGCCATGTGTCACAACTTAAGAGTGTCAAGTATCCTATATTTAACACCGTTATAAAAAACTACCAAAACCCTTGATGGAAAGAAAATTTGGATACCAACTTGGGACCAAAAAAATCATAAGTACCAACTTGGGAGAAGGTGTCAAGTTTGAGGGCTAAATTCATATTAGTGCCTTATAATTACAATtaaacataaacatatataatattatttatatttaattatatgtgtttgaggatcaaattgatagaatgtgtaagtaTTGAAGACtaagagtgaccaaaatagaaacgaCCTGAAACGttagtgactaaattgtgaaattttataaTTAGGTGGCCAAAATAGAAACACGCTAATAGTTGCGTGACTAATTCTATAGTTTACCCTGGAAATgggtattcatttatttataaatattttttttataatttgtatgtatttgtataatttttttataatttttcatgtaattttataaaatattgtattttaaaaaaatgaagatttatatatctttttaaatttttttaaggttataattttaaattttgaattttgaatttttataatcaatATTACATCGACAAAAGGTGTGAAGTTaagggttaaatttttaaaagtaggatcaaattgatagaatctgtaaatttaaaggattaaatttattatttattccaaaaaaaatcatttgttaatGATTTAACTCAGGGGTaactgaaattaatttttttggatcTGAGTGACCAAAACAGAAACAAGTTAATAATTGGGTGATTATTTGTGCAGTTTGCCCAATGTAATAATGTATCATACGTGTTTGCGTTACGTTACTGCGCTTTAGACATTTGGTGAGCAAGGCGGTAACCTTAACATTCCTTTTTCAAACCCTAATCTGTAGGGATAAAAAATCATTGATCAAATCCAATTCAAACCACACTAAGCGCACTGTTCAACTTCACATGTTCCTCAGTtccttttttattgaaaaattgaaccatcctctttcattttctcggtcatttgttcggATAAAATCCGTTTCTTTCTCTTGTATGAATTTGTTGTCACTGAACAGAAACAGTGTGTGAATATTGGAAATCTGGGAATCACTCCAAATTATGGATTAGGGGATAAATCGGCTCAACGGGCTTCGAGAAGTATGGAAAATCAAGTGCAATTGTAGTCATAAGTTCCCGGTTTGAAACCAACCAGTCAGTCTACTTGAATTTTGTTTTAGACAGTAGATGTTATCTTCGTAGCAGTAGAAATGGGGGAAAAGGAAGGATCTGGTTCTGGGAATTTGAAGTTGTCTCGGCCTACAGTTGCTGAGAAATTCTGGGATGGCTCCCTTAAGCTTAATTCTTCTGTAACTGTGTCGGTCGTTGCCTTCTTCAAAAGGTTATTCAGCTATTTCTTTTTTATACTTGTCATTTTTCTCTTCCGAGAACAATTCTGTTTTAGTATCAGAGATATTCAGTCCTTTTGTTCATGATTTTTCATTCAATGAAGATGAAATTATATGGGTTTTGTTTTGCATGTAATTGCTCTTAAATAGTTAAAAGTTCTGGTTCAAGAATTATTTGGAAAagataatttgaattttatatttgcAAAGCCATCAACTAAAaacttttatcatattttattaggTTGTAAGAAATCAAATATGTCACTGATAGAACAAGTCAGCTCAAGAAAAATGGCAACTTGGGACCAAATAATTGGTGTATCACCTGCTGATTTCTCTTTGTATAAAATGGCTTATAGTACAGTAGTCAAAGAGAACTTTGTTTCAAGAATTTCTGATTGACTACCTAAAGTAAAAACAGAacaacaattaatcaaattaataagAGATGTGTTGATGCTTGCAATGCTAAATTTGGACAGGGGAATGAGATCATTTAACAATTCCAGTAGAATTTTCATTGGCAATCTCACATCATTACTGCTCACCTAGATATGGACATGAAACTGAAATGGATTTTGGTCCAATAACCAACATAGACCTTTGTTTAAAGCCGGCAATAGACGATCATCAACTCTATTCAGTGCATATTGAAAACTTGAATGAGCAAATTAACTGACATACATTAAATTAAGTGACCCAGGAATTGTGGTCTAAACCTTGGAATGTGCGACTGATCAACGTCTCCCCATCTCCTGCAACTACCTTATGTAAAGAGAGAGTTAGCTGATAGTCCTTGTGGGAGCCTTGTCCCTAGCCATTCTGATTGACTGTACTTATTCCTATACCTTCTGGCTTTCTGCAATGCTGGGAATTTTTTAGTTTCTTCATATTAGTAACCTTATATTCCGCAATTCTTTCATACAACATGTAGCTTTTGCATATCTATAATCTCAAGTCTTTCAAAGTTTACAGTTTATTTTTGTTGCATTGACAGTTTTACCGTGATGCCTATAGTTAGTAAATTCAAATATGCaatccttttttcttttccttttttgacTATTTCAGGTGTAATATTCGCTTCCAAATTTAATGTGGTGTCCTAGTCGGGCACCTGGTTTACAGTCTCTTGGCATAGTAAGATTATTGTTTCACTTAATACATCATTCACTGTTTTGGTATGATAAATATCTGACTAGGTTCATGACATAAAGATTTGAGTAGTAAATCTTCCCCAGGTAACCTTATCTATGATGATTTTGTTGTGTAGTGGTGAGAAGATGCCTGATATCAAGTGGTCTGAACTTGTAGAAGTCAAAGGAAAAGTTAGATTAGAGGCTTTTGAGAAATATATTCAAGAGCTTGCTCGCTCACGCAATAGAGGGTTGATGGTAAGATATGGTTTCATGAGTTACTGTCATCAATTCGTATTATGTAGTGTGTGATTTACCTTGCCTTACATAACCAAGGTTTGAATTTGGTTAACAAGTAAATACTTGAGTTCCTTAGGAGAAAGAGATATTAATGACTGGAGGTAGCCCCTACAGATTCTTCTTTGCATGTTTATAATCTCAGGTCTCAACACTCAAGTATATAACTTTCTAATGAATAATGTGACCATTGTGATTTGGAAACAAATTCACTGGCCATTATCAATTCTTCTTGCATAAAAATGAAAACTGTAATGGTTAACATGCTACTTATTAGTCTTTTAGCTTAGAATTTGCACCTTGCTAATTAGAAATagatttttcatttcaaatttctGATGGATCAATGCACTTCATATTCAGGTAGTATCACTCTGCTGGAAAGAAGGGTCTTCTAGATCAGGACTAGTAGGTTTGAATGAGGTAGGTTGGTTGAAAAGGAACATgaagatggtcatatagtggctGCGTTGCATCTTGAGGATTTCTGATGTAAATATTAATTCATACTTTCTTGTAATCTTAACAGATTGCCAAAGGGTACAAGAAAGGGGAAAGAGTGGGGTTTGCTCAACTCTCACCTGGTATCGATCTTTACATATGTCCTCGCAGTGATGCCATTATCACCATACTTGCAAAACATGGATTCTTCAAGGGCATGGCTGCTGTTGAAGACAAGAAAAATTCATTAATTGGTTGTGTTGTTTGGAGAAGAAATCATGGACTTTCAAGTTCTGTCACAAAGAAGCTTGAAAAAAAGCATTCTTCTTCAACAGAGCAGCCCCTGAGTTCCCAATCTGATGAAAAGGTTTCCGCAAAGGACTTACCTTGCACTCAATCTGCTAAAGAATCACCCCGAATAACATGCACAAGCATTGAGAGTGCTGTAATTAATAGAAATGAAGGTGACAATGCGGGGAGTAGTGACAGCCAACTGAAACTGCATACTTCTCCTGCCAGTGCTGATCTCCTGCTTAAGACTTCAGCATTGAGCCACTTATCAGGTATTTCACTAGGACTTCAAACATCATCCTATTCTGATTCTGTCCCTTCCTTAAGGCCCAAGGGGCAGTCTTCTCTAAATGAAATGCCTCATGTAGATACCTCAGGACCGGAGGAAACTAAATCTGTTTTGGGACATCAAAATCCTGTAATATCTCTGCCATCAGTTATTATAAAAGAGCTTCCTgctattgatgatgatgatctTCCAGAATTTGATTTTGGGGCTGAGTGTGGCATATCTAGAACTCCAAGAAGCAAGGTTTTCGATACAGCAGTGTTTGACAAGAATGTTGTGGTTGAAGGATTAAAGAAAGTTGTTGCGTCAGTGCCATTGATTTCACCAACTATACAGTCACTACCTGCTCGGTGTAAAAGGCGAGCAGAAGATATCCTTTCTCCTCAGTTTGCATTCAATAGTAGTCTCAACTTGCCTCCAGGAAATAAAGCTTGTAAACTTGATCCAGTTCTACAAGCAAAACATACTGTCAAAAGCAGCTCAGTCTTCACACCTGTTATCACTAGTATCATtgcaccacaaaagaatattttcgatgatgatgatgatgacatgCCTGAATGGTGTCCACCGAATGTAAAGCACACATTTCTTGAATCAGCAATGGTAGCAAGAACTTCTATCCATCCTACTTTATCAAACTCAAAGTTAGTATGTTCATTTCCAGGTCAGCCAAGTCCCAAATTCCCTTCTTCAGCTTGTCAATTGCCTCCTCTCCAAAGATCCATTTATGCAAATCAGTCTCCAATGACTGCCTCTGCAGAACCACCACAACCAAGACAAACTGATAGATACCTACAAAGGGCTCCAAGTTCTTTGATGGGGTCCAATTCCAGCCATCTTTTGAGGCCACCTATCCACCCTCCTCAATGGAAGGGCAAGGGGAGGTGAAACCAGCAAACTGTTAAAATATGTGAGATAGTTAAAGCACTGTATAGAGCTTGCTTCAAAAGGGGATGGATGATGACTTCAAAGAAGCTATAAGCTAAAGAGTACTATGGATTTGGAAATAAACTATTTGGTTAATGGGGCTTCACTAGACAGCACAGTTTTCCAACTTCTGTTTGTCAGGTTTTCTCCATTAGATTTAAATGtggtttttcaatatttttatcataaatcTCTCTTCAGTTGAAGTAAAGACCTCCCTAATCTATGGTAGAACTGTCTAAGGTGACACTTTGACCCTTTATAAGATGCTGAAATTTACATTATGctaatgcttttttttttctaatatctTTTTTAGGCCAGAAGAGTAGCAGCTATCAAGGGTTTAATTCTCCAAAATCATAAGCCTGTCTTATCTACTTGACTATTTAATTTTCTCGCataagcttttctcttttcttaaagGTAAAGTAAAATATTCATTAATCGAAAGAGATGAGAAAACAAAGGAACGAATAGGAGTGAAGGACAACCATATTCAAGCTAATAGGCTTATCCTATACATTCGGTTCATTGGTCACGTTGTTAGAGCTATCTGACAATAAAATAGAGGTAAGACGATTAGGACAAAGCTCCCAAATGTGATGGTCTGCATAAAATAAAACCGCCCTAGTGGGAGTATGAGCTGCATTCGTGAGTCCAGTGGAAGACCACGTGTTTAAAGTGATCCTTTAAATGTAAACAATCCTAAATCGAAAGACCAAATCCTGAAAAATCCGAAGAAGAAACCAGAGCATTAATAATCTGACTCGAAGATACACTCAAACCTTTGAGCCAAGACAAAACTTCATCGAAATTACTAAGACGGAGCTCCAAACAAGAAATGAAGTGTCTTGACGAACACTAATCTGACTGACCATTTTTGTCTTGAACCACAACATAACTCGTAACATTCTCCTTAAGGAATTGGGCAGCATCCACATTACACTTGAGCCAACCCGACTCGCGAGAGGCTTGATCCAAACAGAAGGATCAGTAGGACCGGAAACCTGCGTAATCTGTACGTACTACATAGCTCCATGTTGCTCGAGCGAACTGACACCAAATCCTGTATTTTCCCATATCTCGCGGAGTTGGGAATTAAAGTAATACCTTTCTCAAGAAGAAGAGATTTGCAAGGCATAAATTGTCTTAAACATCTGCATATGAAGTCCTCGACTTTGGGAGGACTGACAAAGACCAAAGAAGGTACCAAGGACCATTGATAGCATTGTGAAGGTATGAAGCTTTAAGGCAAGCTAATTACTCCATTTAACATTGTAGGTACCATTGATAACATTCTGAAGAACAGGAAATTTTACATCGACCACTGCTACATGATTATTCTTTCGCATTACTATCAATCAAAATAGATAGGGATCAATTTCCATAGATTTGCTCTCATTTGTAATCACTATAGAACAAATCTCtttgggtaaactacacaaaTGATCATTTAACTTTTACATACTTTTATCATTTTAGCCACTCGTCATTAATTTGTCATTACATATACTCATTATGATCACccaactttaataaattttcattttggtcactattttatatttttaatttcctttaaatatctctttgggtaaactacacaaaTGATCATTTAACTTTTACATACTTTTATCATTTTAGCCACTCATCATTAATTTGTCATTACATACACTCATTATGATCACCCAACTttagtaagttttcattttggtcactattttatatttttaatttcctttaggtttattttaagaattaattttagtttttttttcaataaaaggaaacttgagtttttacaaaGAAAAATTTGGGTTAGAAAAaccattttatctatttatttcttttatttattttttttagaatcaatttCAGTTTTTCTCagtaaagaaaagggaaattttggGTTCTATAAGGAATTACTTTATAGgaaaaacttgagtttttataagaaaaactaatttatttttttcatttcttttttttagaGTTAATTTTAGCTTTGGAAAAACCTAAGTTTTTATAAGGAAGAGCTGAGTTTTTACATAGAATTGAGTTACAGATAAAAAAACTTGAATTCCACCTTAGTAGTTATAAAAACTCagttttttaatgaattttcattacAAAGTTATGAAAATTAATAACTTTATAAGAAATTCAGTAATTTTATAAgaaatttagtaaaatttaagagaatcagtaattttttaaaaaaatttagtaatttacAATGTTGTAAGAATATCAATAATTTGCAATGTTATAAGAGATTAGGTAAAATAGGGATTGTTTGTCGCATTTGGCATTATAGTGCAATCCGGGCCTATTCAGTTAGAACCGCTTACTGTCTTGCTACTAAGATGTATATGCCTGTTGTAAGCATGATTTGGATGGTTCTTGGACACGCTTAAGGAAAATGCATCTACCTTCAAAGGTTTAAAAATTTGTTTGGAGATGTTTGAAGGAGTTTATCCCTTGCAAGTCGAGACTGATTGATGAAAGGTATACAGTAGGATTCGTTGTGTGCAAGGTGTGGTTTGGTCAAAACCCTTGATCATGCACTGCTTCATCGTGTTAAAGCCCAGTCGGTTTGGCATCTAACCGATCAgaatttttcttcctctagtgTTCTTGATTTGATTAAAGCCCCTCTAAATTCTCATGATACCAGAAATGTTGTCAAGTGTTAACGACTATGTGGAATATTTGGTTCCATAGAAACCGATTTTGTTGGAATAATACTGACGTTTCACCAGCGGTTATTTTGTCTGCATCTATTTCATTTCCGCAAAACTGGAGAGATGCGCAACGCAATTTCGATAGAGTGCAGGGTACTAATAATATGAGGCGGTCTAGTGGTTCTATTTGGATCA
Protein-coding sequences here:
- the LOC107899994 gene encoding uncharacterized protein isoform X1, which gives rise to MGEKEGSGSGNLKLSRPTVAEKFWDGSLKLNSSVTVSVVAFFKSGEKMPDIKWSELVEVKGKVRLEAFEKYIQELARSRNRGLMVVSLCWKEGSSRSGLVGLNEIAKGYKKGERVGFAQLSPGIDLYICPRSDAIITILAKHGFFKGMAAVEDKKNSLIGCVVWRRNHGLSSSVTKKLEKKHSSSTEQPLSSQSDEKVSAKDLPCTQSAKESPRITCTSIESAVINRNEGDNAGSSDSQLKLHTSPASADLLLKTSALSHLSGISLGLQTSSYSDSVPSLRPKGQSSLNEMPHVDTSGPEETKSVLGHQNPVISLPSVIIKELPAIDDDDLPEFDFGAECGISRTPRSKVFDTAVFDKNVVVEGLKKVVASVPLISPTIQSLPARCKRRAEDILSPQFAFNSSLNLPPGNKACKLDPVLQAKHTVKSSSVFTPVITSIIAPQKNIFDDDDDDMPEWCPPNVKHTFLESAMVARTSIHPTLSNSKLVCSFPGQPSPKFPSSACQLPPLQRSIYANQSPMTASAEPPQPRQTDRYLQRAPSSLMGSNSSHLLRPPIHPPQWKGKGR
- the LOC107899994 gene encoding uncharacterized protein isoform X2 is translated as MGEKEGSGSGNLKLSRPTVAEKFWDGSLKLNSSVTVSVVAFFKSGEKMPDIKWSELVEVKGKVRLEAFEKYIQELARSRNRGLMIAKGYKKGERVGFAQLSPGIDLYICPRSDAIITILAKHGFFKGMAAVEDKKNSLIGCVVWRRNHGLSSSVTKKLEKKHSSSTEQPLSSQSDEKVSAKDLPCTQSAKESPRITCTSIESAVINRNEGDNAGSSDSQLKLHTSPASADLLLKTSALSHLSGISLGLQTSSYSDSVPSLRPKGQSSLNEMPHVDTSGPEETKSVLGHQNPVISLPSVIIKELPAIDDDDLPEFDFGAECGISRTPRSKVFDTAVFDKNVVVEGLKKVVASVPLISPTIQSLPARCKRRAEDILSPQFAFNSSLNLPPGNKACKLDPVLQAKHTVKSSSVFTPVITSIIAPQKNIFDDDDDDMPEWCPPNVKHTFLESAMVARTSIHPTLSNSKLVCSFPGQPSPKFPSSACQLPPLQRSIYANQSPMTASAEPPQPRQTDRYLQRAPSSLMGSNSSHLLRPPIHPPQWKGKGR
- the LOC107899994 gene encoding uncharacterized protein isoform X5: MGEKEGSGSGNLKLSRPTVAEKFWDGSLKLNSSVTVSVVAFFKSGEKMPDIKWSELVEVKGKVRLEAFEKYIQELARSRNRGLMIAKGYKKGERVGFAQLSPGIDLYICPRSDAIITILAKHGFFKGMAAVEDKKNSLIGCVVWRRNHGLSSSVTKKLEKKHSSSTEQPLSSQSDEKVSAKDLPCTQSAKESPRITCTSIESAVINRNEGDNAGSSDSQLKLHTSPASADLLLKTSALSHLSDTSGPEETKSVLGHQNPVISLPSVIIKELPAIDDDDLPEFDFGAECGISRTPRSKVFDTAVFDKNVVVEGLKKVVASVPLISPTIQSLPARCKRRAEDILSPQFAFNSSLNLPPGNKACKLDPVLQAKHTVKSSSVFTPVITSIIAPQKNIFDDDDDDMPEWCPPNVKHTFLESAMVARTSIHPTLSNSKLVCSFPGQPSPKFPSSACQLPPLQRSIYANQSPMTASAEPPQPRQTDRYLQRAPSSLMGSNSSHLLRPPIHPPQWKGKGR
- the LOC107899994 gene encoding uncharacterized protein isoform X3, producing the protein MGEKEGSGSGNLKLSRPTVAEKFWDGSLKLNSSVTVSVVAFFKSGEKMPDIKWSELVEVKGKVRLEAFEKYIQELARSRNRGLMVVSLCWKEGSSRSGLVGLNEIAKGYKKGERVGFAQLSPGIDLYICPRSDAIITILAKHGFFKGMAAVEDKKNSLIGCVVWRRNHGLSSSVTKKLEKKHSSSTEQPLSSQSDEKVSAKDLPCTQSAKESPRITCTSIESAVINRNEGDNAGSSDSQLKLHTSPASADLLLKTSALSHLSDTSGPEETKSVLGHQNPVISLPSVIIKELPAIDDDDLPEFDFGAECGISRTPRSKVFDTAVFDKNVVVEGLKKVVASVPLISPTIQSLPARCKRRAEDILSPQFAFNSSLNLPPGNKACKLDPVLQAKHTVKSSSVFTPVITSIIAPQKNIFDDDDDDMPEWCPPNVKHTFLESAMVARTSIHPTLSNSKLVCSFPGQPSPKFPSSACQLPPLQRSIYANQSPMTASAEPPQPRQTDRYLQRAPSSLMGSNSSHLLRPPIHPPQWKGKGR
- the LOC107899994 gene encoding uncharacterized protein isoform X4, giving the protein MPDIKWSELVEVKGKVRLEAFEKYIQELARSRNRGLMVVSLCWKEGSSRSGLVGLNEIAKGYKKGERVGFAQLSPGIDLYICPRSDAIITILAKHGFFKGMAAVEDKKNSLIGCVVWRRNHGLSSSVTKKLEKKHSSSTEQPLSSQSDEKVSAKDLPCTQSAKESPRITCTSIESAVINRNEGDNAGSSDSQLKLHTSPASADLLLKTSALSHLSGISLGLQTSSYSDSVPSLRPKGQSSLNEMPHVDTSGPEETKSVLGHQNPVISLPSVIIKELPAIDDDDLPEFDFGAECGISRTPRSKVFDTAVFDKNVVVEGLKKVVASVPLISPTIQSLPARCKRRAEDILSPQFAFNSSLNLPPGNKACKLDPVLQAKHTVKSSSVFTPVITSIIAPQKNIFDDDDDDMPEWCPPNVKHTFLESAMVARTSIHPTLSNSKLVCSFPGQPSPKFPSSACQLPPLQRSIYANQSPMTASAEPPQPRQTDRYLQRAPSSLMGSNSSHLLRPPIHPPQWKGKGR